From the genome of Glycine max cultivar Williams 82 chromosome 2, Glycine_max_v4.0, whole genome shotgun sequence, one region includes:
- the LOC100788946 gene encoding pentatricopeptide repeat-containing protein At4g13650 — MLISSLSLRPFFFLCPKAYSFPRQCKFPLQNFPKPIFNDHKLLSGNLSFAAFSNTALSYAYSNDEGEANGINFLHLMEERGVRANSQTYLWLLDGCLSSGWFSDGWKLHGKILKMGFCAEVVLCERLMDLYIAFGDLDGAVTVFDEMPVRPLSCWNKVLHRFVAGKMAGRVLGLFRRMLQEKVKPDERTYAGVLRGCGGGDVPFHCVEKIHARTITHGYENSLFVCNPLIDLYFKNGFLNSAKKVFDGLQKRDSVSWVAMLSGLSQSGCEEEAVLLFCQMHTSGVYPTPYIFSSVLSACTKVEFYKVGEQLHGLVLKQGFSLETYVCNALVTLYSRLGNFIPAEQVFNAMLQRDEVSYNSLISGLSQQGYSDKALELFKKMCLDCLKPDCVTVASLLSACSSVGALLVGKQFHSYAIKAGMSSDIILEGALLDLYVKCSDIKTAHEFFLSTETENVVLWNVMLVAYGLLDNLNESFKIFTQMQMEGIEPNQFTYPSILRTCSSLRAVDLGEQIHTQVLKTGFQFNVYVSSVLIDMYAKLGKLDHALKIFRRLKEKDVVSWTAMIAGYAQHEKFAEALNLFKEMQDQGIHSDNIGFASAISACAGIQALNQGQQIHAQACVSGYSDDLSVGNALVSLYARCGKVRDAYFAFDKIFSKDNISWNSLISGFAQSGHCEEALSLFSQMSKAGQEINSFTFGPAVSAAANVANVKLGKQIHAMIIKTGHDSETEVSNVLITLYAKCGNIDDAERQFFEMPEKNEISWNAMLTGYSQHGHGFKALSLFEDMKQLGVLPNHVTFVGVLSACSHVGLVDEGIKYFQSMREVHGLVPKPEHYACVVDLLGRSGLLSRARRFVEEMPIQPDAMVCRTLLSACIVHKNIDIGEFAASHLLELEPKDSATYVLLSNMYAVTGKWGCRDRTRQMMKDRGVKKEPGRSWIEVNNSVHAFFAGDQKHPNVDKIYEYLRDLNELAAENGYIPQTNSLLNDAERRQKGPTQIIHSEKLAIAFGLLSLSSSTPIHVFKNLRVCGDCHNWIKYVSKISDRVIVVRDSYRFHHFKGGICSCKDYW; from the exons ATGCTTATTTCTTCCCTTTCTCTTCGTCCCTTCTTCTTCCTATGTCCCAAGGCCTATTCTTTTCCACGCCAATGCAAATTCCCACTTCAAAATTTTCCCAAACCCATTTTCAATGATCACAAG TTACTGTCTGGAAATTTGAGTTTTGCGGCTTTCAGTAACACTGCATTGAGCTATGCCTACAGCAACGACGAAGGAGAAGCAAATGGAATCAATTTCTTGCACCTCATGGAAGAACGTGGGGTTCGTGCGAATTCCCAGACCTATTTGTGGCTTTTAGATGGGTGTTTGAGTTCTGGGTGGTTTTCTGATGGTTGGAAGCTTCATGGGAAGATTCTGAAGATGGGTTTTTGTGCAGAAGTGGTTTTGTGTGAGCGTCTTATGGACTTGTACATTGCCTTTGGTGACTTGGATGGTGCAGTTACggtgtttgatgaaatgcctGTTAGACCgttgtcttgttggaacaaggtTTTGCACAGGTTTGTTGCTGGGAAGATGGCGGGTCGTGTTCTGGGTTTGTTTAGGCGAATGTTGCAGGAAAAGGTGAAGCCTGATGAGAGAACTTATGCTGGGGTTTTGAGGggttgtggtggtggtgatgttCCTTTCCACTGTGTGGAGAAGATACATGCAAGGACTATAACTCATGGTTATGAGAATAGTTTGTTTGTATGTAATCCTCtgattgatttatattttaaaaatgggtTTTTGAATTCAGCTAAGAAGGTTTTTGACGGTTTACAGAAGAGGGATAGTGTTTCTTGGGTAGCTATGCTATCCGGTTTATCACAAAGTGGGTGTGAAGAAGAGGCGGTTCTTCTGTTTTGTCAGATGCACACATCGGGAGTCTATCCTACCCCTTACATTTTTTCGAGTGTTCTAAGTGCCTGTACAAAAGTAGAGTTTTATAAGGTCGGAGAGCAGCTCCATGGCCTTGTTCTGAAGCAGGGGTTCTCTTTGGAAACCTATGTTTGCAATGCCCTTGTGACATTATATTCACGTTTGGGGAACTTTATACCTGCTGAGCAGGTTTTTAATGCAATGTTGCAGAGGGATGAAGTTTCATATAATTCGCTCATCTCTGGTTTATCTCAACAAGGATATAGTGACAAAGCTTTAGAGTTGTTTAAGAAAATGTGTCTTGATTGCCTAAAGCCTGACTGTGTTACAGTTGCAAGTCTTTTGAGTGCCTGTTCATCAGTTGGGGCTCTTCTGGTAGGAAAGCAATTCCACTCGTATGCTATAAAGGCTGGGATGTCTTCAGATATTATCTTGGAAGGTGCACTGCTTGATCTTTATGTGAAATGCTCGGATATAAAAACTGCCCAtgaatttttcctttcaactgaAACTGAAAATGTGGTGTTGTGGAATGTGATGCTTGTAGCTTATGGCCTGCTAGACAATCTAAatgaatcatttaaaatatttactcaGATGCAGATGGAAGGCATTGAACCAAATCAATTCACCTATCCAAGTATTTTGAGAACTTGCTCTTCTTTGAGGGCTGTTGATTTAGGAGAACAAATTCACACTCAAGTCCTAAAAACTGGCTTTCAGTTCAATGTGTATGTCTCTAGTGTGCTTATTGACATGTATGCTAAATTAGGAAAATTGGATCATGCCCTTAAAATCTTTAGAagactaaaagaaaaagatgttgTTTCTTGGACAGCCATGATTGCTGGGTACGCACAGCATGAAAAGTTTGCTGAAGCTCTTAACCTCTTTAAAGAAATGCAAGATCAAGGGATACACTCTGATAATATAGGATTTGCAAGTGCAATTAGTGCATGTGCGGGTATCCAAGCACTTAATCAAGGACAGCAAATTCATGCTCAGGCATGTGTCTCTGGTTATTCAGATGATCTTTCAGTTGGTAATGCACTTGTTAGTCTTTATGCTAGGTGTGGGAAAGTACGAGATGCATACTTtgcttttgataaaatattttctaaagatAATATATCATGGAACTCATTGATATCTGGTTTTGCACAAAGTGGACATTGTGAGGAAGCACTAAGTCTATTTTCTCAAATGAGTAAAGCTGGACAAGAAATCAATTCATTCACATTTGGTCCTGCAGTTAGTGCTGCTGCCAATGTTGCTAATGTTAAACTAGGGAAGCAGATTCATGCCATGATTATAAAAACTGGCCATGATTCAGAAACTGAAGTTTCTAATGTTTTGATCACACTATATGCAAAATGTGGTAACATTGATGATGCTGAGAGACAGTTTTTTGAAATGCCTGAGAAAAATGAGATTTCTTGGAATGCCATGCTTACTGGTTATTCTCAACATGGTCATGGATTTAAAGCATTAAGCCTTTTTGAGGATATGAAGCAGCTTGGTGTATTGCCAAATCATGTCACCTTCGTGGGAGTTTTATCAGCATGTAGCCATGTGGGTTTGGTTGATGAGGGAATTAAGTATTTTCAATCAATGAGGGAAGTTCATGGTTTGGTGCCAAAACCTGAACATTATGCATGTGTTGTGGATCTTCTTGGGCGGTCTGGTCTTTTAAGCCGTGCAAGGAGATTTGTTGAGGAGATGCCAATTCAACCAGATGCAATGGTCTGTAGGACCCTTTTAAGTGCTTGTATTGTTCATAAGAATATTGATATTGGAGAGTTTGCTGCTAGTCATCTTCTGGAACTGGAACCCAAAGATTCAGCAACCTATGTTCTGCTTTCAAATATGTATGCAGTGACTGGGAAATGGGGTTGTAGGGATCGGACAAGGCAAATGATGAAAGATAGAGGTGTTAAAAAAGAGCCTGGTCGTAGCTGGATAGAGGTTAATAACTCAGTTCATGCATTTTTTGCTGGTGATCAGAAACACCCTAATGTAGATAAGATATATGAATATCTCCGAGATTTGAATGAACTGGCAGCTGAAAATGGTTACATACCACAGACCAATAGCCTTTTGAATGATGCAGAACGACGTCAAAAGGGTCCAACACAAATTATTCACAGTGAGAAACTGGCAATTGCTTTTGGATTGCTTAGTTTGTCTAGCTCAACTCCTATCCATGTTTTTAAAAACCTTCGTGTTTGTGGTGATTGCCATAACTGGATTAAGTATGTCTCTAAGATTTCAGATCGAGTAATTGTGGTGAGAGATTCATATCGCTTTCATCATTTTAAGGGTGGTATTTGTTCATGTAAAGATTACTGGTAA